From Varibaculum massiliense, a single genomic window includes:
- a CDS encoding BCCT family transporter codes for MKKHQQEPIPPEQNFPKRTGFHQGRRHGRGEELRILLEKYDRRISHLEQSDPERAHIVASRTQHLRQALANKVSAELEKSEVSSTSPTVAAASNPDSDRSAAGTNPPTAASAWRRGTQIAREQTQNLLHKVPYPHGMHPGLVRGIAIDEQIIKYRTDKVVFLCTGTLVLAFILWGLISTDSLRAVSDVALQWVVDNTGWLFSILAAVILLFMLFVGLSRYGNIPLGRDNEEPEYSYGSWIAMMFSAGMGIGLLFFGPYEPMIYFTSPAPHSSAKPGSYQALNDAMSQTMLHWGLNAWAIYALVGCAIAYGTYRRGRVPLISSIFSPLLGHKFAQGGVGQVIDMLAITATLFGTCASLGMGAMQITRGLELVSGIGKIGNAGLIIIISLLTAAFIASAVSGISRGIRMLSNINMGLAFCLMAFIFFAGPTVFILNLIPSTLMNYLSDLFGLLATSPSYGPQAAEFASTWTVFYWAWWISWSPFVGLFIARISRGRTLRQFVTGVLLAPTLVCLISFCIYGGTTMYLQIHGADMPLQEGAEVMLFALLQELPLTKITSLIAMFCLAIFFVTSADSASVVMGSLSQQGKPVPDRKITVFWGLCLAGIAVVGMLVGGQDALQGMQNLIIVASLPFAIIIAGMIFALLRDLSRDPFTIRRNFERSALSKAVVGGLKRYGDDFKIVVVPTKEGEGAGADFDYTTPEVTEWYRRTDTEGNPIDYDYASQTYLDKQGNPVYWNEEDETYEDAAGDPVPWESVEDTAEEESEKETTEETNN; via the coding sequence ATGAAAAAACACCAGCAAGAACCGATTCCACCAGAACAGAACTTTCCGAAGAGAACTGGGTTTCACCAGGGCAGACGCCACGGACGCGGCGAAGAATTACGCATCCTCTTAGAAAAATATGATCGTCGGATTTCGCACTTAGAGCAAAGCGATCCTGAACGAGCCCACATTGTTGCTTCCCGCACCCAACATTTACGGCAGGCGCTGGCCAACAAAGTTTCAGCTGAACTTGAAAAATCCGAAGTAAGCAGTACCAGCCCAACAGTTGCAGCCGCGAGCAACCCGGATAGTGATCGCAGCGCAGCAGGTACAAATCCTCCGACAGCGGCCAGTGCCTGGCGGCGCGGAACCCAGATTGCCCGAGAGCAGACCCAAAATCTGTTGCACAAGGTACCTTATCCGCATGGTATGCACCCCGGCTTGGTGCGCGGAATTGCGATTGACGAACAGATCATCAAATATCGCACCGATAAAGTAGTGTTCTTGTGTACCGGGACGTTAGTGTTAGCTTTTATCCTTTGGGGACTAATCTCTACCGATTCCCTGCGCGCAGTTTCTGATGTGGCGTTGCAGTGGGTGGTAGACAATACCGGTTGGCTATTTTCTATTCTGGCAGCCGTGATTTTACTGTTTATGCTGTTCGTGGGACTTTCTCGCTATGGAAATATTCCTTTGGGTCGCGATAACGAGGAACCCGAATACTCTTACGGTTCTTGGATAGCCATGATGTTTAGTGCCGGTATGGGAATCGGTCTGCTATTTTTTGGCCCCTACGAGCCGATGATTTATTTCACCTCTCCCGCCCCGCACTCCAGCGCTAAACCTGGCAGCTATCAGGCTCTAAATGATGCCATGTCACAAACGATGCTGCATTGGGGACTAAATGCTTGGGCAATCTACGCCCTGGTAGGATGTGCCATCGCCTACGGCACCTACCGACGGGGACGGGTTCCCCTAATTTCCTCGATTTTCTCTCCTTTACTGGGGCACAAGTTTGCCCAGGGAGGAGTGGGGCAAGTAATCGATATGCTGGCGATTACCGCTACCCTGTTCGGCACCTGCGCCTCCTTAGGGATGGGCGCTATGCAGATTACCCGAGGTCTGGAATTAGTTTCGGGGATTGGCAAAATCGGTAACGCGGGCTTAATAATCATTATTTCCCTGCTGACCGCGGCGTTTATTGCTTCAGCGGTTTCCGGGATTTCCCGGGGTATCCGGATGCTTTCCAATATCAACATGGGACTAGCCTTCTGCTTAATGGCCTTTATTTTCTTTGCCGGCCCCACGGTGTTCATCTTGAATCTGATTCCTTCCACGTTGATGAACTATCTTTCTGACCTATTCGGCTTGCTAGCGACCTCCCCCTCCTACGGGCCGCAAGCCGCTGAATTTGCCTCCACCTGGACCGTGTTCTACTGGGCATGGTGGATTTCTTGGTCTCCCTTCGTAGGGCTATTTATCGCCCGAATTTCTCGCGGACGCACGCTGCGTCAATTCGTGACTGGAGTTTTACTGGCGCCCACCTTGGTTTGCCTGATTTCATTTTGTATCTACGGGGGAACCACCATGTATCTGCAGATTCATGGAGCGGATATGCCCTTGCAGGAAGGCGCGGAAGTAATGTTATTTGCCCTTTTGCAGGAGCTACCACTGACAAAAATCACTTCTCTGATAGCCATGTTTTGTTTAGCGATTTTCTTCGTGACTTCCGCCGATTCCGCCTCGGTGGTAATGGGTTCTCTATCCCAACAGGGTAAACCAGTTCCCGACCGGAAAATCACGGTATTTTGGGGGCTCTGTCTGGCCGGTATCGCCGTAGTGGGGATGCTGGTAGGTGGGCAAGACGCCCTGCAAGGGATGCAAAACTTGATTATCGTGGCTTCCCTACCTTTCGCGATTATCATAGCGGGAATGATTTTTGCGCTGCTACGGGATTTATCTCGCGATCCCTTCACCATCAGGCGTAACTTTGAACGCTCAGCCCTTTCTAAAGCAGTGGTTGGGGGGCTCAAACGTTACGGAGATGATTTCAAGATCGTAGTAGTACCCACTAAAGAAGGAGAGGGTGCGGGCGCAGATTTTGATTACACTACACCGGAGGTTACCGAATGGTATCGGCGTACCGACACGGAAGGCAATCCCATCGACTACGACTACGCTTCTCAAACCTATCTGGACAAGCAAGGTAACCCGGTGTACTGGAATGAGGAAGATGAAACCTACGAGGATGCCGCCGGTGACCCAGTTCCCTGGGAAAGCGTAGAGGACACTGCCGAGGAAGAATCCGAAAAAGAGACTACCGAGGAGACCAATAATTAA